In Nitrospirota bacterium, the following are encoded in one genomic region:
- a CDS encoding septum formation initiator family protein, translating into MRKRNDWIPLARYTLIFSAFALMMVIVFGNKGLIERKVLLRNKQAVVREIRKAKVENEVLRAQIDAIRRDPSEVERLAREKFGLGREDEKVFQLVPKKP; encoded by the coding sequence ATGAGAAAACGGAACGACTGGATTCCTCTGGCCCGCTATACTTTGATCTTCTCTGCCTTTGCCCTTATGATGGTGATCGTTTTTGGGAACAAGGGATTGATCGAACGGAAAGTCCTGCTCCGGAACAAACAGGCGGTCGTCCGCGAAATTCGAAAAGCTAAAGTGGAGAATGAGGTTTTGCGCGCCCAGATCGATGCCATCCGCCGCGACCCCTCCGAGGTGGAGCGTCTCGCGCGTGAAAAATTCGGGCTCGGTCGCGAAGATGAAAAAGTGTTCCAATTGGTGCCCAAGAAGCCATGA